In one Musa acuminata AAA Group cultivar baxijiao chromosome BXJ2-5, Cavendish_Baxijiao_AAA, whole genome shotgun sequence genomic region, the following are encoded:
- the LOC135612653 gene encoding uncharacterized protein LOC135612653, producing MLSGDKGGVSGATVRRWSLFKLVSFTLAIALLLWTMDALSVTATTSSLIAVTLSSLNVLSPPPTTAPARSAPNTRAVPRLRSWISVPATPNFTSTLMSWWLAPGGEPCGDSRTADIAVPDLDGGRTAELSCGQIHEFVLSALDDGGRPRCLGGDYFETDLSGPTWKSRPPVVDHGNGSYSLRLQVHPDFAGEYNLTVVLLFRSFEGLKLSPERFKFRRELRRFPIRFHRSNGTLPPLRLCHGVADLSKEGWSGRWTRHARNDSCGVDDEGRYRCLDPRTACPKPWCDGPLAALESNGWVYSAHCAFRIFTQDVAWKCLRNRWLFFWGDSNHVDTIRNMLNFVLGRPDVDSVPRRFDRKFTNPVNHSESVRITSIFNGHWNETSNYLGLHSLRNQGFRELLWEFFKGPTAPDVMVFNSGLHDGYHWRSIRAFADGAEYAARFWEEIVMRRRVRGNATDATPSALPRIFYRTTIATGGYARDLGYNPSKMEAFNGIFLEKLKDKGLITGGVIDEFDMTFPWHYDNRCNDGVHYGRKPAKMQWRDGEVGHQYFVDLMLVHVLLTAICNVG from the coding sequence ATGTTGTCTGGGGATAAAGGTGGTGTTAGTGGTGCCACCGTTCGCCGGTGGTCGCTGTTCAAGCTCGTCTCTTTCACCCTCGCCATCGCCCTCCTGCTCTGGACGATGGATGCCCTGTCCGTCaccgccaccacctcctccttgaTCGCCGTCACCCTTTCATCTTTGAACGTGCTGTCGCCTCCTCCGACAACCGCGCCAGCCCGCTCCGCCCCGAATACCCGCGCTGTTCCGCGTCTCCGCAGCTGGATCTCGGTCCCTGCGACCCCCAACTTCACCTCGACCCTCATGTCCTGGTGGTTGGCCCCCGGCGGGGAGCCCTGCGGAGATTCACGCACCGCCGACATCGCTGTTCCCGACCTCGACGGCGGTCGCACCGCGGAGCTCTCCTGCGGGCAGATCCACGAGTTTGTGCTCTCGGCGCTGGATGATGGCGGCCGGCCGCGCTGCCTTGGCGGGGACTACTTCGAGACCGACCTGTCCGGTCCCACTTGGAAATCACGCCCGCCTGTGGTCGACCACGGCAACGGTTCCTACTCCCTCAGACTCCAGGTCCATCCCGACTTCGCCGGCGAGTACAATCTCACCGTCGTCCTCCTTTTCCGCAGCTTTGAGGGGCTCAAACTCTCTCCGGAGCGGTTCAAGTTCCGCCGAGAGCTGAGGAGGTTTCCCATCAGATTCCACCGCAGCAACGGGACGCTGCCGCCGCTGCGTCTCTGCCATGGCGTTGCCGACCTATCGAAGGAGGGTTGGTCCGGCCGTTGGACGCGGCACGCCAGGAACGACAGCTGCGGCGTCGACGATGAGGGGCGGTACCGCTGCCTCGACCCGCGCACGGCGTGCCCGAAGCCGTGGTGCGACGGCCCACTGGCCGCGCTCGAAAGCAACGGCTGGGTCTACTCCGCCCATTGCGCCTTCAGGATCTTCACCCAGGACGTGGCCTGGAAATGCCTGCGCAACCGGTGGCTCTTCTTCTGGGGCGACTCCAATCACGTCGACACCATCCGCAACATGCTCAATTTCGTGCTGGGACGGCCGGACGTCGACTCCGTCCCTCGTCGCTTCGACAGGAAGTTCACGAACCCGGTGAACCACTCGGAATCTGTGCGGATCACCAGCATCTTCAATGGGCATTGGAACGAGACGTCAAATTACCTGGGCTTGCACTCCCTTCGGAACCAGGGATTCAGGGAACTGCTGTGGGAGTTCTTCAAGGGGCCAACGGCTCCGGACGTGATGGTCTTCAACTCCGGGTTGCACGACGGCTACCACTGGAGGAGCATCCGTGCCTTCGCAGACGGAGCGGAGTACGCGGCTAGGTTCTGGGAGGAAATAGTAATGCGGCGGCGAGTGAGGGGTAATGCCACTGACGCGACGCCGTCGGCCCTGCCCAGGATATTCTACCGGACGACCATTGCAACGGGAGGCTACGCCAGGGACTTGGGCTACAACCCCAGCAAGATGGAGGCCTTCAATGGCATCTTCCTGGAGAAGCTCAAGGATAAAGGGCTGATCACGGGAGGGGTGATCGACGAGTTCGACATGACTTTCCCCTGGCACTACGACAATCGATGCAACGACGGCGTGCATTACGGCCGCAAGCCGGCGAAGATGCAGTGGCGGGACGGGGAGGTGGGGCACCAATATTTTGTGGACTTGATGCTGGTCCATGTCCTCCTCACCGCAATATGCAACGTGGGGTAG